From the genome of Plasmodium malariae genome assembly, chromosome: 9, one region includes:
- the PmUG01_09029800 gene encoding conserved Plasmodium protein, unknown function codes for MNKSSTFFDFFKIELSLNASITFVLINVLLVFLSTYFIRNVRRVGKENSFPNSGKENEREEHFNIEQISLNSKEYLESFNDSEDEIYSRSEINNSDQVSKKEKKKIYTYLKLNEGLEYIKGELLIIDRELHKILNKEESSKIEDDINVLSAKSTSCKCDKGENKPNDKVLRKSANISNEICTTEEDLLTSGIKSSAYVLKNEMVKKKNSTNYFSNDKMISSSPTDSPKCKELTSLGDVSNFNNETREIFENKKKKKKKKKKKKKMKMEKMKMEKMKMEKMKMEKMKMEMVTHTKTISEMKKHSKIKKTIINESDDSREIVLKVSVNMYDSLTLSCHSERNEENNIYSADFTEREENASNNKYNMNTACLEDKEVKTNTSYFNCSWMNDRLKDVMEGTVTPVNRSEENCAENGNASMENDHNVNKDSSNKSGKNYISSRSGNNDSISISGNNGSSSRSGNNDSSSRSGNNDSSSRSGNNDRSSRSGNNDSSSKSSGKNGSSGNGRSTNFSIVSLVQNLFYGYRKSVQKNEGQIDKLEKNIAVNNLNNAHKDYIDEIINDIKKYEEKDSYSLSKEKNISDDRENENSKNYYSDKFYDEEKTNINSFSLKRKEKTSDHIQDTTSQKRNSIDKSVHVNEMRNSKEEAVVSASFEGGEVAAGKSARYESTQCASVRGENARDEGATNENARRKSTRDESIGREDSRSQSTGCVSETGEGFRLDSTRDERTRSVNARDEVALCESAGDEIARRVSAKDESEESESARYESASRKNARDESSRDESTRSDSSRRKSEGGEGARRVSAIDKDTRRVSAIDEDTRRESTIDEDTRRVNAIDEGSRRVSAIDEGSRRVSAINEGSRRVSAIDEGSRRVSAIDEGSRRVSAIDKDTRRVSAIDEDTRRESTIDEDTRRVNAIDEGSRRVSAIDEGSRRVSAINENNKRVSAIDENNKRVSAIDEDTRRVSAIDEGSRRVNATDEDTRRVSVIDENNRRVSVIDENNRRVSAIDEDTQRVSAIDENNRRVNAIDEDTRRVSAIDEDTRRVSAIDEGSRRVSAINENNKRVSAIDENNKRVSAIDENNKRVSAIDENNKRVSAIDENNRRISTIDEGTRRVSAIDEDTRRVSVIDENNRRVSAIDEDTQRVSAIDENNRRVNAIDENNRRISTIDEGSRRVNATDEDTRRVSVIDENNRRVSAIDENTRRVSAIDEGSRRVSAINENNRRISTIDEGTRRVSAIDEDTRRVSAIDEGSRRVSAIDEDTRSVSAINEGSRRVSAINEGIRRVSAIDEDTRRVSAIDEGSRRVSAIDKDTRRVSAIDEDTRRVSAIDEGSRRVSAIDEGSRRVSAIDEGSRRVSAINEGSRRVSAIDEGSRRVSVVDKDTRRVSAIDEDTRRVNAIDEGSRRVSAIDEGSRRVSAIDENNKRVSAIDENNRRVNAIDENNRRISTIDEGSRRVNATDEDTRRVSVIDENNRRVSAIDEDTRSVSAINQGSRRVSAINQGSRRVSAIDEDTRRVSAIDEGSRRVSAIDKDTRRVSAIDENNRRVNAIDENNRRISTIDEDTRRVSAIDEDTRRVSAIDEDTRRVSAIDEGSRRVSAINENNKRVSAIDENNKRVSAIDENNKRVSAIDANNKRVSAIDEGSRRVSAIDEDTQRVSAIDESVRRESTSDERSRDESTRPESIGGEGSRPESARSEGARRENEREESAIRVNARDESTRRKITRDKGFTCESQRGEGTRSESVGDEGSRSESAGRESTRGESIRGESVRGESVRDESVRDESVRVESVRVESVRGESTLRISLRDESARRGSANKENTVSKGEKHIYVCDSNKRKSKNDAHDSMYKGETRSNNSNYDTNEMEKKGKVLDTRQALEPNRMHESHKIVVLNERVNQVRNRKESAQNYADEISIEMVDVHTEDGIRAIRTGSNKKCYEINEQKRNNKRTEDITHIKRDYVKEVDTYSKQSSSNHIIDADKRKSKGNKINNVNRKEIESNKTKDVYEIDTLRRGERDYEKEKDTYSKQKSSDHITDTYERKSKNNNKYDTYRKIIENKEIDVINSINGVNDVNDVVEPNESTKDNMKREGTNNQLDKHDHTIDADKRRSKNGNTYEVPSKYIKYENDIDMNDVDKSSKSKPDYEEAEDNNSQGRRCSLIVDVNKREGEEVETYTENTSSSTYIISENNEGQNEEDKYNKIDKAKEDKKKEMDEFTLRTHDYVTANDIPYINNSKYVISTNTSNDSIKDNSRNDSKKKSSGSNKNLKHIKKLREFFISIDEKSDVLRNTIHDSEDSTKKSSAHKEVREEANGVVGDETSGVVGEETSGVVGEEASGVVGEETSGVVGEETEEASGVVGEETSGVVGEETSGVVGEETSGVVGEEASEVIGEEASRVVNEAVNETSNQMTVGISNEDAREQFKNYEFKNLKGRYKFETSMNECEVKKLQQNVKEELKDLFEKNIKKNSLKEKFENYVNVQVANGDSENPFDKARYRRDNIKDSLMRNLEMRSNEGRAGHQTNESEEGENEDIMMKEQMFEYTRHRTNADVLSYSTEMSNREIRKLKKWKSHMISKKQEDDWLSSDVLMSCFLNFIKLKKYVNITELSVKFQTTTEDIQKKLEELEEQDMINGVLDENGNYIYLSQEEINKLCFEIQSNGKVNTREDFVKICNKVISLSVNDKDVEKLKEEEEKIIKAKTEIF; via the exons atgaataagtCATCAactttttttgatttttttaaaatagagCTTTCTCTTAATGCAAGTATTACGTTTGTACTTATAAACGTCTTGTTGGTCTTCCTTTCCACCTACTTCATTAG GAATGTAAGAAGAGTAGGAAAGGAAAACTCCTTTCCAAACAGTGGAAAAGAGAATGAAAGAGAAGAGCATTTTAACATTGAACAAATATCTTTAAATAGCAAGGAATATTTAGAAAGTTTTAATGATTCGGAAGATGAGATTTACAGTAGGagtgaaataaataattctgaCCAAGTcagcaaaaaagaaaaaaaaaaaatatatacttacttaaaattaaatgaaggGTTGGAATATATTAAAGGGGAATTACTAATAATAGACAGagaattacataaaattttaaacaaaGAAGAGAGTAGTAAAATTGAGGACGATATAAATGTGCTTAGTGCAAAGTCTACCAGTTGTAAATGCGATAAAGGAGAAAACAAGCCTAATGATAAAGTTTTAAGAAAGTCAGCAAATATTAGTAATGAAATATGTACTACTGAGGAAGATTTGTTAACAAGCGGAATTAAAAGTTCAGCATATGTACTTAAGAAtgaaatggtaaaaaaaaaaaattctacgAATTACTTCTCTAATGATAAGATGATATCAAGCAGTCCAACGGACAGTCCTAAATGCAAAGAGCTTACCAGTCTAGGTGATGTTTCGAACTTTAATAACGAAACGAGggaaatatttgaaaataagaagaagaagaagaagaagaagaagaaaaagaagaaaatgaagaTGGAGAAAATGAAGATGGAGAAAATGAAGATGGAGAAAATGAAGATGGAGAAAATGAAGATGGAGATGGTAACACATACAAAAACAATTTCAGAGATGAAGAAGCatagcaaaataaagaaaacaataataaacgAATCAGATGATAGTAGAGAAATAGTTCTTAAGGTTAGCGTTAATATGTACGATAGTTTAACCCTTAGTTGTCACAGCGAAAGGAATGaagaaaacaatatatactCTGCAGATTTTACTGAACGAGAAGAAAATGCAagcaataataaatataatatgaatactGCTTGCCTCGAAGATAAGGaagtaaaaacaaatacaAGCTATTTTAATTGCTCCTGGATGAATGATCGACTAAAGGATGTAATGGAAGGCACCGTAACACCAGTGAACCGTTCAGAAGAAAATTGTGCAGAAAATGGAAATGCATCAATGGAGAATGACCATAATGTTAACAAAGATAGTAGCAATAAAAGCGGAAAAAACTATATCAGCAGTAGAAGCGGCAATAACGATAGCATCAGTATAAGCGGCAATAACGGTAGCAGCAGTAGAAGCGGCAATAATGATAGCAGCAGTAGAAGCGGCAATAATGATAGCAGCAGTAGAAGCGGCAATAACGATAGAAGCAGTAGAAGCGGCAATAACGATAGCAGCAGTAAAAGCAGCGGCAAAAATGGTAGCAGTGGTAACGGTAGAAGCACTAATTTCTCTATTGTGAGCCTAGTGCAAAACCTGTTTTATGGTTACAGAAAGAGCGTTCAGAAAAATGAAGGGCAAATAGACAAATTAGAGAAAAACATTGCagttaataatttgaataatGCCCACAAGGATTATATagatgaaataataaatgatataaaaaaatacgaagAAAAGGATTCTTATTCTTTATCAAAAGAGAAGAATATCTCAGATGATAGGGAAAATGAAAActctaaaaattattattctgataaattttatgatgaagaaaaaacaaatataaactCGTTTTCACttaaaagaaaggaaaaaacaagTGATCATATTCAGGATACGACTAGCCAAAAGAGAAATTCTATTGACAAATCTGTTCATGTAAATGAGATGAGAAACAGTAAGGAAGAAGCAGTTGTCAGTGCCTCTTTCGAAGGGGGTGAAGTTGCAGCAGGTAAAAGTGCTAGATATGAAAGTACTCAATGTGCAAGTGTAAGAGGTGAAAATGCAAGAGATGAAGGTGCAACAAACGAAAATGCTAGACGTAAAAGTACAAGAGATGAAAGTATTGGAAGGGAAGATTCTCGATCTCAAAGTACTGGATGTGTAAGTGAAACAGGCGAAGGTTTTCGACTTGACAGTACAAGAGATGAAAGGACCCGAAGCGTAAATGCGAGAGATGAAGTTGCTCTATGTGAAAGTGCAGGAGATGAAATTGCTAGACGTGTAAGTGCAAAAGATGAAAGTGAAGAAAGTGAAAGTGCAAGATATGAAAGTGCAAGCCGTAAAAATGCAAGGGACGAAAGTTCAAGAGATGAAAGTACAAGAAGTGATAGTTCAAGACGTAAAAGTGAAGGAGGTGAAGGTGCTCGACGTGTAAGTGCAATAGATAAAGATACTAGACGTGTAAGTGCAATAGATGAAGATACTCGACGTGAAAGTACAATAGATGAAGATACTCGACGTGTAAATGCAATAGATGAAGGTAGTCGACGTGTGAGTGCAATAGATGAAGGTAGTCGACGTGTAAGTGCAATAAATGAAGGTAGTCGACGTGTAAGTGCAATAGATGAAGGTAGTCGACGTGTGAGTGCAATAGATGAAGGTAGTCGACGTGTGAGTGCAATAGATAAAGATACTAGACGTGTAAGTGCAATAGATGAAGATACTCGACGTGAAAGTACAATAGATGAAGATACTCGACGTGTAAATGCAATAGATGAAGGTAGTCGACGTGTGAGTGCAATAGATGAAGGTAGTCGAAGGGTGAGTgcaataaatgaaaataataaacgtGTGAGTGCAatagatgaaaataataaacgtGTGAGTGCAATAGATGAAGATACTAGACGTGTGAGTGCAATAGATGAAGGTAGTCGACGTGTAAATGCAACAGATGAAGATACTAGACGTGTGAGTGTAatagatgaaaataatagaCGGGTGAGTGTAatagatgaaaataatagaCGGGTGAGTGCAATAGATGAAGATACTCAACGTGTGAGTGCAatagatgaaaataatagaCGTGTAAATGCAATAGATGAAGATACTAGACGTGTAAGTGCAATAGATGAAGATACTCGGCGTGTAAGTGCAATAGATGAAGGTAGTCGAAGGGTGAGTgcaataaatgaaaataataaacgtGTGAGTGCAatagatgaaaataataaacgtGTGAGTGCAatagatgaaaataataaacgtGTGAGTGCAatagatgaaaataataaacgtGTGAGTGCAatagatgaaaataatagaCGTATAAGTACAATAGATGAAGGTACTCGACGTGTGAGTGCAATAGATGAAGATACTAGACGTGTGAGTGTAatagatgaaaataatagaCGGGTGAGTGCAATAGATGAAGATACTCAACGTGTGAGTGCAatagatgaaaataatagaCGTGTAAATGCAatagatgaaaataatagaCGTATAAGTACAATAGATGAAGGTAGTCGACGTGTAAATGCAACAGATGAAGATACTAGACGTGTGAGTGTAatagatgaaaataatagaCGGGTGAGTGCAATAGATGAAAATACTCGGCGTGTAAGTGCAATAGATGAAGGTAGTCGAAGGGTGAGTgcaataaatgaaaataatagacGTATAAGTACAATAGATGAAGGTACTCGACGTGTGAGTGCAATAGATGAAGATACTAGACGTGTGAGTGCAATAGATGAAGGTAGTCGAAGGGTGAGTGCAATAGATGAAGATACTCGGAGTGTAAGTGCAATAAATGAAGGTAGTCGACGTGTGAGTGCAATAAATGAAGGTATTCGACGTGTGAGTGCAATAGATGAAGATACTCGGCGTGTAAGTGCAATAGATGAAGGTAGTCGAAGGGTGAGTGCAATAGATAAAGATACTAGACGTGTAAGTGCAATAGATGAAGATACTCGGCGTGTAAGTGCAATAGATGAAGGTAGTCGAAGGGTGAGTGCAATAGATGAAGGTAGTCGACGTGTAAGTGCAATAGATGAAGGTAGTCGACGTGTAAGTGCAATAAATGAAGGTAGTCGACGTGTAAGTGCAATAGATGAAGGTAGTCGAAGGGTGAGTGTAGTAGATAAAGATACTAGACGTGTAAGTGCAATAGATGAAGATACTCGACGTGTAAATGCAATAGATGAAGGTAGTCGACGTGTGAGTGCAATAGATGAAGGTAGTCGACGTGTAAGTGCAatagatgaaaataataaacgtGTGAGTGCAatagatgaaaataatagaCGTGTAAATGCAatagatgaaaataatagaCGTATAAGTACAATAGATGAAGGTAGTCGACGTGTAAATGCAACAGATGAAGATACTAGACGTGTGAGTGTAatagatgaaaataatagaCGGGTGAGTGCAATAGATGAAGATACTCGAAGTGTAAGTGCAATAAATCAAGGTAGTCGACGTGTGAGTGCAATAAATCAAGGTAGTCGACGTGTGAGTGCAATAGATGAAGATACTAGACGTGTAAGTGCAATAGATGAAGGTAGTCGAAGGGTGAGTGCAATAGATAAAGATACTAGACGTGTAAGTGCAatagatgaaaataatagaCGTGTAAATGCAatagatgaaaataatagaCGTATAAGTACAATAGATGAAGATACTCGACGTGTGAGTGCAATAGATGAAGATACTAGACGTGTGAGTGCAATAGATGAAGATACTCGGCGTGTAAGTGCAATAGATGAAGGTAGTCGAAGGGTGAGTgcaataaatgaaaataataaacgtGTGAGTGCAatagatgaaaataataaacgtGTGAGTGCAatagatgaaaataataaacgtGTGAGTGCAATAGATGCAAATAATAAACGTGTGAGTGCAATAGATGAAGGTAGTCGAAGGGTGAGTGCAATAGATGAAGATACTCAACGTGTGAGTGCAATAGATGAAAGCGTTAGACGTGAAAGTACAAGCGATGAAAGATCAAGAGATGAAAGTACTAGACCTGAAAGTATAGGAGGTGAAGGTTCTAGACCCGAGAGTGCAAGAAGTGAAGGTGCTCGACGTGAAAATGAAAGAGAGGAAAGCGCTATACGTGTAAATGCAAGAGATGAAAGTACCAGAAGAAAAATTACAAGAGATAAAGGTTTTACATGTGAAAGTCAAAGAGGAGAAGGTACAAGAAGTGAAAGCGTGGGAGATGAAGGTTCTCGATCTGAAAGTGCTGGACGTGAAAGTACTAGAGGTGAAAGTATAAGAGGTGAAAGTGTAAGAGGTGAAAGTGTAAGAGACGAAAGTGTAAGAGACGAAAGTGTAAGAGTCGAAAGTGTAAGAGTCGAAAGTGTAAGGGGTGAAAGTACCCTGCGTATAAGTCTAAGAGATGAAAGTGCAAGACGTGGAAGCgcaaataaagaaaatacagTTTCAAAAGGGGAAAAACATATCTATGTGTGTGATTCAAACAAAAGGAAGAGTAAGAATGACGCTCATGATAGTATGTATAAGGGAGAAACGAGAAGTAATAACTCAAATTATGATACAAacgaaatggaaaaaaaaggcaaagtTCTTGATACGAGACAAGCGCTTGAACCAAACAGAATGCACGAAAGTCATAAAATAGTAGTACTAAATGAACGAGTAAACCAAGTAAGAAACAGAAAAGAGAGTGCACAAAATTATGCTGATGAGATAAGTATTGAGATGGTTGATGTTCATACGGAAGATGGAATAAGAGCTATAAGGACAGGTAGTAACAAAAAGTGCtatgaaataaatgaacaaaaaagaaataataaaagaacagAAGACATAACACATATCAAGAGAGACTACGTCAAAGAGGTAGATACATACAGTAAGCAAAGTAGTAGCAATCATATTATAGATGCAGATAAGAGGAAGAGTAAAggtaacaaaataaacaacGTTAATAGAAAAGAAATTGAAAGTAACAAAACTAAGGACGTATATGAAATAGATACATTGAGAAGAGGCGAAAGAGACTATGAGAAAGAGAAAGATACATACAGTAAGCAGAAGAGTAGTGATCATATTACTGATACTTATGAAAGGAAgagtaaaaataacaataaatacgacacatatagaaaaataattgaaaataaagaaatcgATGTTATAAATAGTATAAATGGTGTAAATGATGTAAATGATGTAGTCGAACCAAATGAAAGCACAAAAGACAACATGAAAAGGGAAGGAACGAATAATCAACTGGATAAACATGATCATACTATTGATGCAGATAAGAGGAGGAGTAAAAATGGCAACACGTATGAAGTTCCTAGCaagtatattaaatatgaaaacgATATTGATATGAACGATGTAGACAAATCAAGCAAAAGCAAACCAGACTACGAAGAAGCGGAAGACAATAATAGTCAAGGGCGTAGATGCAGTCTCATCGTTGATGTAAACAAAAGAGAAGGTGAAGAGGTTGAGACATACACTGAAAATACTAGCAGTAGTACTTATATTATAAGTGAAAATAATGAGGGACAGAATGAAGaggataaatataataaaatagataaagcaaaagaagataaaaaaaaagaaatggatGAATTTACTTTAAGAACACATGACTATGTAACTGCTAATGATATAccttatattaataattcaaaatatgtaattagTACAAATACCTCTAACGACAGCATAAAGGATAACTCAAGGAATGATTCAAAGAAAAAGAGCTCGGGTAGTAATAAAAACCTTAaacacattaaaaaattaagggAATTCTTTATAAGTATAGATGAAAAGTCAGATGTATTAAGAAATACCATACATGATAGTGAGGATAGTACAAAAAAGAGTAGTGCACACAAGGAAGTTAGGGAAGAGGCAAATGGAGTGGTAGGTGACGAGACAAGTGGAGTGGTAGGTGAAGAGACAAGTGGAGTGGTAGGTGAAGAGGCAAGTGGAGTGGTAGGTGAAGAGACAAGTGGAGTGGTAGGTGAAGAGAC TGAAGAGGCAAGTGGAGTGGTAGGTGAAGAGACAAGTGGAGTGGTAGGTGAAGAGACAAGTGGAGTGGTAGGTGAAGAGACAAGTGGAGTGGTAGGTGAAGAGGCAAGTGAAGTGATAGGTGAAGAGGCAAGTAGAGTGGTAAACGAAGCAGTAAACGAAACGTCAAACCAAATGACTGTTGGAATATCAAACGAAGATGCAAGGgaacaatttaaaaattatgagtTTAAAAACCTAAAGGGGCGATACAAATTTGAGACGAGTATGAATGAGTGCGAAGTAAAGAAACTGCAACAAAATGTAAAAGAGGAGCTTAAAGAtctatttgaaaaaaatataaaaaaaaatagtttaaaagagaaatttgaaaattatgtaaatgtacAAGTAGCCAATGGGGATAGTGAAAATCCATTTGACAAAGCCAGATACCGGCGTGATAACATAAAAGATTCATTAATGAGAAATTTAGAAATGAGGAGTAACGAAGGAAGGGCAGGGCATCAAACAAATGAATCAGAAGAGGGAGAAAATGAAGATATAATGATGAAGGAACAAATGTTTGAATATACAAGGCACAGAACTAACGCGGACGTATTGAGT tATTCGACTGAAATGAGTAACAGAGAAATAAGGAAGCTCAAGAAGTGGAAA tCCCACATGATATCGAAGAAACAAGAGGACGACTGGCTTTCGTCAGACGTTCTTATGTCTtgttttttgaattttataaaattaaaaaagtatgtaaatataacagAGTTATCAGTTAAGTTCCAAACAACAACGGAG gatatacaaaaaaagctGGAAGAGCTCGAAGAACAAGATATGATTAACGGCGTATTAGACGAAAATgggaattatatatatttgtcaCAAGAGGAGATTAATAAGCTATGTTTCGAAATACAGTCGAACGGGAAAGTAAATACGCGTGAAGATTTTGTGAAAATTTGTAATAAAGTTATATCATTAAGTGTTAATGATAAG GACGTGGAAAAGTTgaaagaagaagaggaaaaaataattaaagccAAAACGGAAATATTCTAA